One Stratiformator vulcanicus genomic window, TTAATCGACTCTTCCATCGGCTTTTCGTGGCCGGAAATCAGATAGAAACCGTTGAGTTGCACGAAGGCGACCCGGTCGTTGGGCGTGCCGGTCGGGGCTAAGACCCCGACGATCGTAAATTCTTCATCGTGAACATGACCATCGGCCCCGCCGTGCACCATTTTAAACTTCGACCCGACCTTCCAACCGTTTTCGCGGGCGACGGTCGAACCGATCACCGCATCGAACGAATCGCGAAGGCCTCTGCCGTCGATGCGATAGGGCCGATCGGGGCCGTAGCCGAGTTTAAAGTAGCGAGATACCGTGCCGACGATCGGGAAGCTGCCCTCCTGTGTGACGTCACCAAACGCAACGGGCACGGCCTGTTCGATGAGCGGGTTCTCTTGCAGTTGCTTGTAATAAAGGAAGGGCAGATTCTCGACCGGCGCGCCGATGTGATAAATCGTGCTGAGGACGAGCTGAGTATCAGAACCTTTGGGGCCGATGATCAGGTCGAAGGCCGTCGATCGCTGCGAGAACGCCCGATTGATGACGCCGGCGATGAGCAGGACGGCCACCATCAGCATCACACCGAGCGCGACGCTCAGGCCGGTCAGCGAAGAAGCCAAGGCCCGTTGACGCAAACTCTTAATTGCGATCGAAAAGAGAGACATGGGAGCGGTGCGGGGTGAGAGGTGAGCGGTAAGAGTCGTGTGAATTAAGAGTTCGAGCCGTAGGGCCTCGAGCGATCATCGTGAAATTTGATAGGCCTTCAGCCGGCGAGACATCAACAATTCTTAGACGGCAGCTCCCAAGGGGGCCGCGGCCTTGTTGAAGTCGACCAGTTTTTCGACGCGGTCGAATTGTTCAGCGACGGCGGGAGCGTGCGTGACGAGCAGCAACGTGACGTTCTGCTCGCCGCAGGCGCTTCGAATGAGTTCGAGGACGTTCTGCTGATTGGCGGAGTCGACGTTCGCCGTCGGTTCGTCGGCGAGCATCAGCGAGGGGCTATTCGCCAGGGCCCGTGCGACCGCGACTCGCTGCCGTTCGCCCACGGAGAGTTGAGCGGGTTTATTGCCGAGGCGGTGACTCAGTCCGACACGCGAAAGCAGTTCGGTCGCCCGCGAACGATCCGACTTCCCGCCGGAAAAGCTCATCCCGAGCAGGACATTTTCCAAGGCGGTAAATGCCGGGAGCAGATTGAACGTTTGGAAGACGAAGCCAATACGCTCGGCCCGAAAGCGGTCTCGGGCTGGCTCCGAAAGTCGGCTCACATCGACGTTATCGATGAGCACCTGCCCGCTGTCCGGCGATCGGATTCCTGCGATGACGTTCAACAGCGTCGTCTTGCCACAACCGCTGGAGCCAAGCAGCACCGCCTGCTCACCACCCCGCATTTCGAATCGTTCAATATCGAGCACGGGGACGGGGGTGCCGTCCGGTTGGCGGTACGACTTTTTCAGATTCTCGATCAACAGCGACATCAATCACCTCCGTTGTGCGGTTCCCCCGACTACGTCGAACCGGGACGAGGTGTTGGCGAGTTATCTGTGATGTTCTGGCGAATCGCAAATGATCGCGGCGCAATAACGCGTG contains:
- a CDS encoding ABC transporter ATP-binding protein, with the protein product MSLLIENLKKSYRQPDGTPVPVLDIERFEMRGGEQAVLLGSSGCGKTTLLNVIAGIRSPDSGQVLIDNVDVSRLSEPARDRFRAERIGFVFQTFNLLPAFTALENVLLGMSFSGGKSDRSRATELLSRVGLSHRLGNKPAQLSVGERQRVAVARALANSPSLMLADEPTANVDSANQQNVLELIRSACGEQNVTLLLVTHAPAVAEQFDRVEKLVDFNKAAAPLGAAV